Part of the Bacteroidota bacterium genome is shown below.
TGTGCCTCCTTTGGATATTATACAAGAAAATGCCTCGGTTTTTACGGAAGCCGGTGAAGTGGTTTTTGGACCTGCTAAACCCACCCGAACAAAAACGGCCAACTGCTTTGGCATTTATTATGGCGAAGGCAAAGGACTGGACGCTGCCAATATTTTTGCCAAAGTGGTGGCGGCTGATTTTCAAAAATTACAGGAATTGGGCGATAGCATCTGGAAAAACGGCTCTCAGGATTTGTTGATTGATACATGGAATTAAGCACTTAATAGTTTCCCTGTAACAGCTATTACCCATTCATTTTTAAATTTTATTTACTGCATGTATTGTACTATTTTGCAGCCCGATTATGCATAAGCAAAAACCTTATTTAGTTGGTATTACAGGCGGTAGTGCTATGGGTAAAACCTATTTTTTAAAATCGCTCAAAAAATTATTTCCCGCTAACGAGGTATGTGTGGTTAGCCAGGATAATTACTACAAACTGGTTTACGAACACCCCAAAGATGAGCAAGGTGAAACCAATTACGACTTACCTGATTGCATAGATTTAGACGATTTTGCCAACGATTTACGTAAACTGCATAACAACGAAACCATATACCGCCACGAGTATTTGTTTCAGCACGAAAACCAACAAGGCCCTTTATTGGAATTTAAACCTGCTCCCATTATAGTATGCGAAGGCTTGTTTATTTTTTATGCGGAGAACATCAGCAAACAGTTTGACTTAAAAATATATATACAAGCGGAGGAAAGTGTAGCTTTAAAACGCAGGTTAAAACGCGATATAGCAGAGCGTAATATTCCGGAAGATTTTGTGCTGTACCAATGGAAAAACCACGTAATGCCTGCTTACCAAAAATACCTGCTGCCATTTATGGCCAATGCCGATATTATTATTAATAACAATACGCATTTTGAAAACAGCTTAACCATGCTGGCTAACCATTTTAAACAAATAATTGCGGATAGTAAATAGGGTTTAAAAAGGCGTTTATTGTGCGCCTACCTGCGTAGCCATTACCACCCTAATTTTTAAGCGGGTACCAATAGAAAGTATATCAACCAAATCCTGAATATTTAACTTGGCATCCATACGCAAAACAATAGTCGGATCTTGAATGCCGGCTGTTTTTTCTTTAATTACCTGTTCCAAATTAGCCGGGTCTATTTGCTCATGTTCAAAATAATATTCTTTGCTTTCCTTAACGGTTAAAGCAAATTGTTTTTTATTTAAGGTCTGGCTTTTTTCTCCTTTAGGTAATAATACCTTTATTACATTTGGGTTAGCAATGGTTGATATAATTAAAAAGAAAAGCAACAGGAAAAACATAATATCGTTTAACGATGATGTTGATACCTCTGCCTCAAAACGTTTTCTTCTGCGTAATTTCATAATCGTTTATTGCTTTATTACTGATTAGCTGTCTAAAATATCAATAAAGTCAATGGCGGTAGCTTCTAACTTAGCATTAAATTTATCAATCATACTGTTTAATAAATGGTAACCTGTATAAGCTATTACCCCTACTATTAAACCTGAACCTGAAGTAATCATTTTTTCGTACAAACCACCGGCTATAATACCTATACTGATATTATCGCTAACTGATATGTTATAAAATATTTTAATAATACCGGCAATGGTTCCAATAAAACCAAGCATAGGCGCTATACCTGCTATAATACCTAACCAGTTTAGGTTTTTTTCTAAAATACCTGTTTCTAAACTGGCAGTACTTTCCATACTGCTTTCAATTTCGTTAATGGGTTTACCTATACGCATGACCCCTTTTTCAATTACACGGCTAATGGGTGAGTTTACTCTTTGGCAAAATGCACGGGCTGCTTTTAAATCGCCTTTGGCTAATAAATCTTTTAAATTATTTAAAAAATTGGCTTCCATTTTCGATGCATTCCTGATATAAATAAAACGCTCAATCATAATATAAATAGTAATTACTGAAAGCAATCCTATTGGAATCATAACTGCACCACCTTTAAAAATGAGCTCTAAAAAATTTAAGCCTTGTTGTGTATTTTCCATGTGTATTTATTTAAAATATTGAATAAAACGAAAGTATAGGCTGTTTGGTGCTTTCAATTGTGCAGTTATAAACAGTATGTATAAATAATCGGCTGCATTAGCCAAAAGTGTTCACATAAATGAGCAAATGAAAACGGAAAAAACGGGTACGCTTTGCTGCTGAAAATACCTTCCTGAAAACAAATGACTGTTTTAAAATGTGTTGGTCCGCCAAAAGCAGGTTTACAGCCAGTAATTTAATTGCTGTTTTTTGCCTGTTTTGTTACTTTTAAATACTTCAAATAAAATCAATCAATTAGCTAACAGGCTAATTACTAGTGGTTTTAAAAACTTTGCTTTTAAGTAGTCAAAACATATATTTGCGCTCCTTTGTAAAATTAGCAGAAATGTACATATTGCCGAGGTAAAATGTTAAACGGGTATTATGTTTAACACCATAAAAAGTACAACAAAATAGAATACATACATACAAAATGAAAATTAAAGGAGCAGTAAAGTTTTTTACCGTTGCGCTAGTGATAGTTTCCTTATTCCAACTATCATTTTCACTGGTAACTTACCGAGTAGAGCAAAAAGCAAAGGCTTTTGCAAATGGTGATTTAGAAAAAGAAAGAGCCTACATTGATTCAGTTGGCCGCGAAGTGGTTTACAATATTGGTATAAAAAAATATACCTACTTACAGTGTAAAGCACATGAGTTAAACCTTGGTTTGGACTTACAAGGCGGTATGAACGTAACTTTAGAGTTAAGTCAGGACGAGTTAATGAGAGGTTTGGCTAACAACAACCCGGATGCAAATTTTAACAAAGCCGTTAATATGGCCGCTGATGCAAGCAGAACAAGCCAAAAAGATTTTGTTACTTTATTTGGAGACGCTTACACTCAGGTTGACCCTAATGGTAGACTGGCTGCTATTTTCTCTAATGCAGGTAACCGCGATAAAATAAAATTAACTTCATCAAACAGCGAAGTAATTAATTATTTAAAAGAAGAAGCCAATTTAGCTATTGAGCGCTCATTTAAAGTATTACGTACTCGTATTGACAAGTTTGGTGTAACCCAACCTAATATTCAAAAATTAGAAGGAACAGGTCGTATTGTTATTGAATTACCTGGTGTTGACAATCCTGCCCGTGTGCGCAAATTATTACAGGGAACAGCTAAGTTGGAGTTTTACCAAACTTACGACAACCCGCAAGCATACCAATTCTTATCATTAGCTAATGATGAATTGAAAAAAAGCAAATTGCCTGCTGATAGTACTAAAACAGCCACTGATACTGCAGCCGCTAAAAGCGCTTTAGCTGATATTGGTGGTACTACAACTAAAGCTGACAGCACTAAAGCCAATAAAAAAGATACTGCTGCTAACAAGCAAATGACTCCTGAGCAATACCAAAAAGAAAATCCTTTATTGGGTATGGTAACTCCGGTAATTGACGATAAAGGACAATTACTACCTAATGGTTCATGGTGTGGTATCGCATTAATCCGCGATACAGCTAAAATTAATGCAATGTTGGCTATTCCTGCTGTTAAAGCTATTATTCCAAACGATTTAGTATTTGCATGGGAATACAAAGCCATTGGCGAAAACGGTGCTGCTGTGCGTTTACACGCTTTAAAACGTGAGCGTAATGGCGAAGCCGCTATCAGTGGAGAGCACGTAATCAGAGCTAACCGCGATATTTCGCAAACTACCGGACAAGTAGAAGTAAATATGGCTATGGATGCTATAGGAACTACTGAATGGAAAAACTTAACCAAACAAAATATTGGTCACTCTATAGCTATTGTGCTTGATAATTTAGTTTACTCATCGCCTAACGTACAAAACGAAATTCCTAACGGAAGTTCAGTAATCAGCGGTGGTTTTTCTGATGAGGAAGCAATGGATTTATCGAACGTATTAAAAAGCGGTAAATTACCTGCTACTACCCGTATAGTGGAAGAGGCAGTAGTTGGACCAACTTTAGGAGCTGAAGCTATCAGCCAAGGTTTATGGAGTATGATTATAGGTACTATAGTTATTTTAGTATTTATGGTATTGTACTACAACAACTCAGGTTACGTAGCGGATTTTGCAGTATTATTAAACGTATTCTTTATATTAGGTGTGTTGGCCTCAATGGGTGCAGCATTAACCTTACCGGGTATTGCAGGTATCGTATTAACCATTGGTATGGCGGTAGATGCAAACGTGTTGATTAACGAGCGTGTAAAAGATGAATTACATAACGCCCGTAATTTAAAAAATGCTATTGCTGACGGATATGCCCATGCAAGTTCTTCTATTATTGACTCTAACTTAACTACTTTATTGGCCGGATTTGTAATGTATGCATTCGGTACAGGTCCTGTTCAAGGTTTCGCTATCACTTTAATTATTGGTATCTTATCATCAATGTTTACTGCGGTATTGTTTACACGTGTTGTTACTGAGTGGTGGTTAGATAAAGGTAAAGAAATTAAATATGCTACTGAGAAAACAATGAGAGCATTTAAAAATTTCCATTACGACTGGGTTGGTAACCGTAGAAAATTCTATATTTTCTCAGGTACTATTATTCTTTGTGGTTTTGTTTCTATGTTTACCAAAGGCTTTACTTTAGGTGTTGATTTCAGAGGTGGTTATACTTATATAGTACAATTAAGCAAACCGGTTGAAACCCCTCAGGCACAAGAAGCATTAGCGGCTGTATTTGGTACTTCACCTGAAATAAAAACATTTGGTACTAATAATAAAGTTAAAATTACTACTACTTACCGTATTGATGATGTAACACCAACGGTAGGAGATGAAGTACAGGCTAAGTTAATAGAAGGTTTAAACAAAGTTGACGATAAAGCTGTTGTTTTAAGCTCAGCTAAAGTAGGGCCAACCGTTGCAAACGATGTAAAAACAGGTTCGTTCTGGGCAGTGCTTATTTCATTAGTTGGAATCGGGTTATACATTTTGGTTCGTTTCCGTAAATGGCAATATACTTTAGGTGCAATTGTTGCATTAACGCATGACGTATTAATGATGTTAACTTTCTACTCTATTTTTGATGGTATTTTACCATTTGCTATGGAAGTTGATCAGAATTTTATTGCAGCTATATTAACCATTATCGGTTTCTCTATTAATGATACCGTGGTTGTATTTGACCGTATTCGTGAGTTCTTAGCCATCCACAAACGTGAAGAAGACACCAAATCAATTATTAATAATGCATTGAATGATACTTTAAATAGAACCATTATTACTTCATTAACTGTATTTATGGTAACTATGGTACTATTTATATTCGGTGGTGAAGTTATTAGAGGCTTTACTTTTGCTTTGTTAATAGGTATCGTATTTGGTACTTTCTCTTCATTGGCTATTGCAACGCCAATTGTAGTTGACTTTGACACCAAAAAAGTTAAAAAATAATAAACGCATATAAATAAAAAAACCTCCAACAATTAAATTGTTGGAGGTTTTTTTATGGGTTATACTTTATAGAAATAAAAGCAATACAGGCCTTATACTTTGCTTATGTACTCTTTATTTGTTTTGTATTAAACTGTTTTTGCAGGCTTTTTCTTTAAAGCCAGTATGGAGAAATCGGTATTCTCTTTTTTAATGGTATTGCTTAATTTTCCTAAGCCTGTAATTTCCATTTCTACCACATCGCCATCTTGTAGCCATTGTGGCTTAAAGTTTTTATCGTTTAATAAACCTGTACCGTTTAGCTCTAAAAAGCATCCTGTACCTACGGTACCGCTTCCTATTACATCACCCGGTAGAATATCAACACCATAAGCGCAACGCTCTATTATCTCGGCAAATGTCCAGTCCATATCGCTTACATTGCCTTCACTTACCTGTACACCATTTACCCAGCATTTCATACCTAAGTTATAGGCATTACCTACATGGTTTGCTTTGGCCGGTACTTTAAATGGTTCTAACTCATCAGGTGTTACAAAGTATGGCCCTATTACGGTTGAAAAATCTTTGCCTTTTGCCGGCCCTAGGTTTAACAACATTTCTTCCATTTGCAAGGTACGTGCACTCATGTCGTTCATAATCATATAACCGGCTATGTATGCATCGGCCTCACTGGCTTTTATGTTGCGTCCTTTTTTACCAATAACAATAGCGGCTTCTAATTCAAAATCTAACTTTTGAAAATGATCAGGCATACATGGTATGTCGCCAGGACCCTGAATAGCATTGTGGTTGGTAAAATAAAATATCGGGTATTGATCAAACTCTTCAATCATTGGCACACCACGGTTTCTGCGTGCTGCTGCCACATGCTGCCTAAATGCATAGCCATCTCTGCACGAGGTGGGTTGCGGAACGGGTGCTTCTAATTTTACATCAGCTTCTAACACAAATGGTTTTTCTACTTTGCCTAATTTTATTTGGGCATCCCATTTTTTTGCTTTATCCATTACTTGCTCTCCGGCAAATAAAAACTTACGCATTTTATCGGGGAATGAAGCATCTAAATCTTTCAATGCCCATATTTTTCCATCGTGTATAATACCTAATTGGGTATTTTTCTGATGTGTGTAGGTAACTAATTTCATACTTTAATTTTTTAAAAAATATCGGGTCAAATATAGGTGTATTTATCCTAATTGAATGCCTTTGAGTTTGCGGTAAAAACCAATGGCTGCATTATCTGTCATACCTGAAATAAACTCACCTATTTTCATGATACGTTCGTACAAATCGTGCGAGGGTATTTTGTTTTTACCTATAAATTGTTCGGGTATTAACTCTATTACTTTTTGGCTTCGGTAATACTTAAGTGTTTTATCCTGTTGTGCCATGTAATGTTGGTTAACAGCTGAAATACATATATGCAATAGGCCGCTTATTACTTCAAAACCGGCTGCTTCTATTTCTATAACAATGCGGTTCTTATATACTTTTTCACGAGTAATGGTTTTTATTTTATCAATTAAATGGCTTTTACTGCTTAGCTTTATCAATGACTGGTTGAAGGTTCCATTTAAAATGGCTTCTTCGTTTTGCATAAATATTTGAGCCAGCTCATTGGTTAAATAATCAATGGCGGAAGCACGCAGAAAACCCACCTGTCCTTCAAAGGTCATTTGCTCAAACTTATCCGCTTTATAGTTTTCTACAAAAGGTATAAGCAGTTCTTTAGCATGGGCAAAATCTATCCATTTTAAATTTAAACCGTCTTCAAAATCAATAATGCTGTAGCATATATCGTCAGCGGCTTCTACTAAAAAGGCTAAGGGATGGCGGCACCAGTTTAAATGCCCGTCATTGCGGGTGTTTAACAAACCTAATTTGGTAGCTACATCTTCAAAATAGCTTGCTTCGCTTTGAAAAAAACCAAACTTTTTTTCATGTACCTGCTTATCGGCATAAACGGGTAAACTCTCTTTTGGGTATTTACTAAATGCTGCCAGGGTCGGATAGGTTAAACGCAAACCTTTATCGTTACCACTTGAATTGGTTACTACTTTAAATCCGTTGGCATTACCTTCAAAATTAATAAGGTCTTCCCATTTTTTATCATCGGCTATTGCTTGCTTCAATGTTCCACCCTGCCCGTTTAAAAAGTATTCGCGTATAGCATCTTCACCACTATGCCCAAAAGGCGGATTGCCAATATCGTGTGCCAAGCAGGCGGCCGCTACTATACAACCTATGTCGTAACTACTTAATGCGGTGTTTAACTCGGGGTATTTTAACAATAAAGCTTCTGCTACTTTCCTGCCTAAACTGCGCCCAACGCTGGAGGTTTCTAAACTATGGGTTAACCTGTTATGTACAAAATCGTTTTCGGGTAAGGGTATTACTTGTGTTTTATCCTGTAGTTTTCTAAATGGTTCTGAAAACACTACTCTGTCAAAATCGCGCTCAAACTCGGTTCGGCTTGTAGCGCCATCTTGTAAGGTTTGTTTGTATCTATATGGTTTTAATAATTGAAGCCAATTCATCATAAGTAGGTGCAAATAAAATAACTACAACCTAGTTATTACTATGTGTTGGTAAAAATTATATAAGTATGCTTTATAATTTAGGTTTGTACTATTAAAACCTTGTTTTCAGGAGCTATCGGGTAGGTTTTAAGGGTGCAATTGTTTTGTTTATTTTTATAAAAACTAAATAGGGTATTTAATTGAAGTAGCTGGTTTTTATTGTTACAAATAGCATTGATAATAATAGTTCCATTTGGACACATATTTAACAATTGCTCGTTAAATTCAATATTGAATACGTTCTCCACTACTTTATTGTCTTCAAATAAATCAACAATAATTAAATCGAATGTTTCTGTAGCAGCTTTTTGTTGGGCGTAAACAAAGGCATCGGCTATTACTACATTTAAATGACTGAACTGCTGTAAGCCAAAGTATTTATTGGCTATTTGTACCATTACTTCATCGTACTCAATGGCCGTAATATGGCTGTTGAGCTGTAGCTCATTTTTTATAATATGTATTATACTGCCGCCTGCCAAGCCTAAGCATAGTATTTTTTGCGGAACTACTTTTTCTAATTGTAAATCGTTAAATATGGTTTTGAATAATTGGTGTAAGCCATCAAACGACTGATTGGCATTGCGTGTATTTACCACCAGCTTATCATGCAAGCGTATTACATTTATTTTGCCATTTTTGGCGCTGTCAAAGCTTTCTACTAATTGCATGAGTCCGCAATTTTAAAGCAAGTTGGCAACAATTGAAACAATTATGTTTTTAGGTGCTATTCACATACTTTTGGATTCACTTAATTGAAGCCTGTAATTTTTGAAAAAGTTTTTATTTAACATTTATGCTATTCCATTTTATGTATTGGGTATGTTACCATATCCTATACTTTATATGTTTAGTAATTTGCTGTACTATTTGGCTTTTTATGTAATAGGTTACCGCAAAAAGGTGGTGTATGGTAATATACGCAATGCTTTCCCCACTTATACGGAGCAGCAGGTTGAAACCATTGCTAAAAAATTCTATAAACATTTGTTCGATGTATTTCTAGAAACTTTTAAACTACTTACCTGCTCCGCAAAGGAGCTTTATAAAAAGGGCGTCTATCCTAATTTTGAGGTCATACAACCTTTTATAGATAAGAAACAAAGCTTTATTATTTTAACCGGCCATATGGGCAATTGGGAATGGTTACCCAGTATATGGCATCTGGAAAAAACGGTACAAATTTGTGGTATTTACCATAAGTTAAGCAGTCCGTTTTTTGAATGGCTTACTTTTAAAATGCGTACGCGTATGGGCGTACATTTGTTTACCATGGAAAATACTTTGCGCGAAATGGTTGCGCAACGCAATGAGTTTACGGCTACCGGTTTTATTGCTGACCAAACACCCAGCGCACAAAATGCGCATTGGCTTACTTTTTTAAACCAAGACACACCTGTTTTTATTGGTGCGGAAAAAATTGCCAAAAAATTTAAATACCCTGTAGTTTACTGCCATGTAACTAAACCTCGCAGGGGCTATTACGAGTGCCGATTGGAGGTATTATGTGACGATGCCAGTACTACTGACGATTTTTATGTGACGAATATTTTCCATAAAAAACTGGAAGAGGATATTATTCACCAACCTGAAATATGGCTATGGAGTCACAGGCGCTGGAAACACAAAAGACCTGCTAAAGATTAACCCAAAGAATACATTACTGCAAATTTATAAGTGTGTTGCAAACGCTGTCTATAACCTTTGCCATTCTGTTTAAATCCAGTGTTTCTAAGGTATCAGTTGTTTCATGGTAATTGTGGTTGCGGTAAAAAGAAGTATCCGTAATCATACAGGCACTAAAACCAAATTTCCAATAGTTTAAATGGTCTGAATAATCAATGCCTGGTAAGGAAGCGGGGCCTGCAAATTTTTTTGTTATGATATATTTGGTGGCCTTAAATCCTTTACAAAATTTGCGTGTGAATTTTCCGGCTGATATTTTTTTTACGAATGTTATGTAATTACCCTTATTGCCATAAAACAAGGAGAGGATACCTAATGGATAACTTTGTGTTTTCTTTTCATCTTTAAAATAGCCTATCATTTCCAGCGAAATCATTCCATACACGCTGGCTTTGCTATCAACCAATGATTTGGCATGTATATAACTACCCATAAAATTGGTTTTAAAATAGGGTGGCTCTTCTAATGAATAGGCTACCAGATCAATTCTGTATTTTAGCTTTTGACCTTTTAACATACGGGCCAATTCGAGTAAACCAACCACACCGCTAGCATTGTCATCGGCTCCTTCCTGCCGGCTGCAAACATCGTAATGGGCTCCAATAACTATTCGTTTGCTATTTTCTGTACCAAATGAGCATATTACATTTTTATACTCCAATCCATTTGCCTGGTAGTTTTGAAAGCTTACGCTATCGCTGTATTGATTAAAAACGGATTGTATATAGTTGGCTGTTTTATTGAGCAGGTCTATATTATCGTATGTTCTATAACCATCGGTTTTTGTAATTAACGCTAAATGGTTTTTAATAATAGTGGTATCGGAAAAGGATAGTGCTTTACTGTTGTTGCCAATAATTAGCAACAACGCAATAAGTATACTTATGGGTTTATTAAACCAACTTTTCATTCATTGAATAAAAATGTTAAGGCACAAAATTGTATTCTGTCTTTAACTCATCAAGCGTTTTCTTCACTATGTTTACATCCATTACTATATTGGTGTATGGTCTGTTATTGCTTGCTTTTTGTGGCTGTACTACTATTTGTTCTGCCACTTCCATGCCTTTTATAATTTTACCAAATACGGTATATCCACCATCTAAATTGGGTGTACCTGATTTGTTTATTACTATATAAAATTGTGATCCGCTTGATGCTTTTGCGGGATTATTTGTTCTGGCAGCACCTACTGCGCCATATACATGTTTAAATTTGGTAGCATCTATTTCTGCGGGTATGGTATAAGTAGGACCTCCTGAACCGTCATTGGTTGAATCGGCATCTTTTGAATTGGGGTCGCCTCCTTGTATTACAAAGTCTTTTACACAACGATGAAAAGTAGTTCCATCTAAATAACTGGTTTGGGCTAAACTTAGGTAATTGGCCCTGTGCTGTGGGGTTTCTTTGTATAACCACATGTACATATTGCCAAAACTGGTTTTTATTTCCAGTATTTCTTCTTGAGCGGTTTCTGTTGTTTTTGATTCTTCTTTACTACAAGAAGCAAATGCAAGTGTAAGGATAAAGGTAAACAGGAATATATTTTTCATCGTAAAAACGAATATAAAAATATATTCCTATGAAACAAC
Proteins encoded:
- a CDS encoding DUF3830 family protein, whose protein sequence is MKGFKLITADQQEIHFEYYLTEAPVTVQAFHTLLPFTKTFYHARVSGQEIWIDNVPPLDIIQENASVFTEAGEVVFGPAKPTRTKTANCFGIYYGEGKGLDAANIFAKVVAADFQKLQELGDSIWKNGSQDLLIDTWN
- a CDS encoding uridine kinase; the encoded protein is MHKQKPYLVGITGGSAMGKTYFLKSLKKLFPANEVCVVSQDNYYKLVYEHPKDEQGETNYDLPDCIDLDDFANDLRKLHNNETIYRHEYLFQHENQQGPLLEFKPAPIIVCEGLFIFYAENISKQFDLKIYIQAEESVALKRRLKRDIAERNIPEDFVLYQWKNHVMPAYQKYLLPFMANADIIINNNTHFENSLTMLANHFKQIIADSK
- a CDS encoding biopolymer transporter ExbD produces the protein MKLRRRKRFEAEVSTSSLNDIMFFLLLFFLIISTIANPNVIKVLLPKGEKSQTLNKKQFALTVKESKEYYFEHEQIDPANLEQVIKEKTAGIQDPTIVLRMDAKLNIQDLVDILSIGTRLKIRVVMATQVGAQ
- a CDS encoding MotA/TolQ/ExbB proton channel family protein, which produces MENTQQGLNFLELIFKGGAVMIPIGLLSVITIYIMIERFIYIRNASKMEANFLNNLKDLLAKGDLKAARAFCQRVNSPISRVIEKGVMRIGKPINEIESSMESTASLETGILEKNLNWLGIIAGIAPMLGFIGTIAGIIKIFYNISVSDNISIGIIAGGLYEKMITSGSGLIVGVIAYTGYHLLNSMIDKFNAKLEATAIDFIDILDS
- the secDF gene encoding protein translocase subunit SecDF — translated: MKIKGAVKFFTVALVIVSLFQLSFSLVTYRVEQKAKAFANGDLEKERAYIDSVGREVVYNIGIKKYTYLQCKAHELNLGLDLQGGMNVTLELSQDELMRGLANNNPDANFNKAVNMAADASRTSQKDFVTLFGDAYTQVDPNGRLAAIFSNAGNRDKIKLTSSNSEVINYLKEEANLAIERSFKVLRTRIDKFGVTQPNIQKLEGTGRIVIELPGVDNPARVRKLLQGTAKLEFYQTYDNPQAYQFLSLANDELKKSKLPADSTKTATDTAAAKSALADIGGTTTKADSTKANKKDTAANKQMTPEQYQKENPLLGMVTPVIDDKGQLLPNGSWCGIALIRDTAKINAMLAIPAVKAIIPNDLVFAWEYKAIGENGAAVRLHALKRERNGEAAISGEHVIRANRDISQTTGQVEVNMAMDAIGTTEWKNLTKQNIGHSIAIVLDNLVYSSPNVQNEIPNGSSVISGGFSDEEAMDLSNVLKSGKLPATTRIVEEAVVGPTLGAEAISQGLWSMIIGTIVILVFMVLYYNNSGYVADFAVLLNVFFILGVLASMGAALTLPGIAGIVLTIGMAVDANVLINERVKDELHNARNLKNAIADGYAHASSSIIDSNLTTLLAGFVMYAFGTGPVQGFAITLIIGILSSMFTAVLFTRVVTEWWLDKGKEIKYATEKTMRAFKNFHYDWVGNRRKFYIFSGTIILCGFVSMFTKGFTLGVDFRGGYTYIVQLSKPVETPQAQEALAAVFGTSPEIKTFGTNNKVKITTTYRIDDVTPTVGDEVQAKLIEGLNKVDDKAVVLSSAKVGPTVANDVKTGSFWAVLISLVGIGLYILVRFRKWQYTLGAIVALTHDVLMMLTFYSIFDGILPFAMEVDQNFIAAILTIIGFSINDTVVVFDRIREFLAIHKREEDTKSIINNALNDTLNRTIITSLTVFMVTMVLFIFGGEVIRGFTFALLIGIVFGTFSSLAIATPIVVDFDTKKVKK
- a CDS encoding fumarylacetoacetate hydrolase family protein, giving the protein MKLVTYTHQKNTQLGIIHDGKIWALKDLDASFPDKMRKFLFAGEQVMDKAKKWDAQIKLGKVEKPFVLEADVKLEAPVPQPTSCRDGYAFRQHVAAARRNRGVPMIEEFDQYPIFYFTNHNAIQGPGDIPCMPDHFQKLDFELEAAIVIGKKGRNIKASEADAYIAGYMIMNDMSARTLQMEEMLLNLGPAKGKDFSTVIGPYFVTPDELEPFKVPAKANHVGNAYNLGMKCWVNGVQVSEGNVSDMDWTFAEIIERCAYGVDILPGDVIGSGTVGTGCFLELNGTGLLNDKNFKPQWLQDGDVVEMEITGLGKLSNTIKKENTDFSILALKKKPAKTV
- a CDS encoding deoxyguanosinetriphosphate triphosphohydrolase — translated: MMNWLQLLKPYRYKQTLQDGATSRTEFERDFDRVVFSEPFRKLQDKTQVIPLPENDFVHNRLTHSLETSSVGRSLGRKVAEALLLKYPELNTALSSYDIGCIVAAACLAHDIGNPPFGHSGEDAIREYFLNGQGGTLKQAIADDKKWEDLINFEGNANGFKVVTNSSGNDKGLRLTYPTLAAFSKYPKESLPVYADKQVHEKKFGFFQSEASYFEDVATKLGLLNTRNDGHLNWCRHPLAFLVEAADDICYSIIDFEDGLNLKWIDFAHAKELLIPFVENYKADKFEQMTFEGQVGFLRASAIDYLTNELAQIFMQNEEAILNGTFNQSLIKLSSKSHLIDKIKTITREKVYKNRIVIEIEAAGFEVISGLLHICISAVNQHYMAQQDKTLKYYRSQKVIELIPEQFIGKNKIPSHDLYERIMKIGEFISGMTDNAAIGFYRKLKGIQLG
- a CDS encoding methyltransferase domain-containing protein, with product MQLVESFDSAKNGKINVIRLHDKLVVNTRNANQSFDGLHQLFKTIFNDLQLEKVVPQKILCLGLAGGSIIHIIKNELQLNSHITAIEYDEVMVQIANKYFGLQQFSHLNVVIADAFVYAQQKAATETFDLIIVDLFEDNKVVENVFNIEFNEQLLNMCPNGTIIINAICNNKNQLLQLNTLFSFYKNKQNNCTLKTYPIAPENKVLIVQT
- a CDS encoding lipid A biosynthesis acyltransferase, whose protein sequence is MKKFLFNIYAIPFYVLGMLPYPILYMFSNLLYYLAFYVIGYRKKVVYGNIRNAFPTYTEQQVETIAKKFYKHLFDVFLETFKLLTCSAKELYKKGVYPNFEVIQPFIDKKQSFIILTGHMGNWEWLPSIWHLEKTVQICGIYHKLSSPFFEWLTFKMRTRMGVHLFTMENTLREMVAQRNEFTATGFIADQTPSAQNAHWLTFLNQDTPVFIGAEKIAKKFKYPVVYCHVTKPRRGYYECRLEVLCDDASTTDDFYVTNIFHKKLEEDIIHQPEIWLWSHRRWKHKRPAKD
- a CDS encoding M28 family peptidase; this translates as MKSWFNKPISILIALLLIIGNNSKALSFSDTTIIKNHLALITKTDGYRTYDNIDLLNKTANYIQSVFNQYSDSVSFQNYQANGLEYKNVICSFGTENSKRIVIGAHYDVCSRQEGADDNASGVVGLLELARMLKGQKLKYRIDLVAYSLEEPPYFKTNFMGSYIHAKSLVDSKASVYGMISLEMIGYFKDEKKTQSYPLGILSLFYGNKGNYITFVKKISAGKFTRKFCKGFKATKYIITKKFAGPASLPGIDYSDHLNYWKFGFSACMITDTSFYRNHNYHETTDTLETLDLNRMAKVIDSVCNTLINLQ
- a CDS encoding peptidylprolyl isomerase; the encoded protein is MKNIFLFTFILTLAFASCSKEESKTTETAQEEILEIKTSFGNMYMWLYKETPQHRANYLSLAQTSYLDGTTFHRCVKDFVIQGGDPNSKDADSTNDGSGGPTYTIPAEIDATKFKHVYGAVGAARTNNPAKASSGSQFYIVINKSGTPNLDGGYTVFGKIIKGMEVAEQIVVQPQKASNNRPYTNIVMDVNIVKKTLDELKTEYNFVP